The following coding sequences lie in one Paenibacillus durus ATCC 35681 genomic window:
- a CDS encoding serine/threonine protein kinase, producing MEKLLKMITEELLKQLVLESVHSEDPIEVRNVPKPWMLLGSGNYAAVLYHPEYDKYAVKIYAPGRPGLAEEVEVYRRLGTHPAYAELYHVGPDFLVLKRLRGVTFYDCMKRGIPITDQAIRDIDEALKYAISRGLHPHDVHAKNVMTQDGRGLIVDVSDFLKQEDCTMWDDFKKAYTRLYRPIASLWLFPVPRPVLEIVRKGYRLWRRRQS from the coding sequence ATGGAGAAGCTGCTGAAAATGATTACGGAGGAGTTGCTGAAGCAATTGGTCTTGGAGAGCGTTCATTCGGAGGACCCGATCGAGGTTCGGAATGTCCCCAAGCCATGGATGCTGCTGGGATCGGGGAATTATGCGGCGGTGCTCTATCATCCCGAATACGATAAATATGCGGTGAAGATTTATGCGCCCGGAAGACCCGGCCTCGCGGAAGAAGTGGAGGTTTACCGGCGTCTTGGCACTCATCCCGCCTATGCGGAGCTGTATCATGTCGGCCCTGATTTTCTGGTGCTGAAGCGGCTTCGGGGAGTTACGTTCTACGACTGCATGAAGCGGGGCATTCCCATCACCGATCAGGCCATCCGCGATATTGATGAGGCCTTGAAATATGCGATTTCACGGGGGCTTCATCCCCACGATGTTCACGCCAAAAATGTAATGACCCAGGATGGACGTGGCCTGATTGTAGACGTCTCGGATTTTCTGAAGCAGGAAGACTGCACGATGTGGGACGATTTTAAGAAAGCTTATACCCGCCTGTACAGGCCTATAGCTTCTCTTTGGCTGTTCCCGGTGCCCCGTCCTGTCCTGGAAATAGTGAGGAAAGGTTACCGGCTGTGGAGGCGCAGACAGAGCTGA
- the manZ gene encoding PTS mannose transporter subunit IID translates to MEEKKLTKKDLNSMFVRSWFLLGSFNFERMQSIGFCVSLIPAIKRLYSKKEDQKEALKRHLEFFNTQPFISAPIMGVTAAMEEQKANGQPIDDATISGVKVGLMGPLAGVGDPIYWGTLRPVLAALGASIALTGSIVGPLLFFILFNVCRLATKWYGLKYGYEKGTEIVSDMSGNRLRKLTESASILGLFVMGALVSKWTSLNVPLVVSKYTGADGKEVITTVQMILDQLMPGLLPLLLTFLCMKLLKKKVNAIALIFALFAVGIIGYWLGVLA, encoded by the coding sequence ATGGAAGAGAAGAAATTAACGAAAAAAGATTTAAACAGCATGTTTGTTCGCTCTTGGTTTCTGCTTGGATCGTTCAACTTTGAACGGATGCAGTCCATTGGCTTCTGCGTTTCACTGATTCCGGCAATCAAACGGCTGTACAGCAAGAAAGAAGATCAAAAAGAAGCCTTGAAGAGACATCTGGAGTTCTTCAATACGCAGCCGTTCATCTCGGCCCCGATTATGGGGGTAACGGCCGCGATGGAAGAGCAGAAGGCCAACGGCCAGCCGATTGACGACGCTACGATCAGCGGGGTGAAAGTCGGCTTGATGGGCCCGCTTGCCGGTGTGGGCGACCCGATTTACTGGGGAACCCTGCGGCCGGTTCTGGCGGCGCTCGGTGCATCCATTGCTTTGACCGGCAGTATCGTCGGACCGCTGCTGTTCTTCATTCTCTTTAACGTGTGCCGGCTGGCGACCAAGTGGTACGGCTTGAAGTACGGCTATGAAAAAGGAACGGAGATTGTGTCCGACATGTCGGGCAACCGGCTGCGCAAGCTTACCGAATCGGCTTCCATACTCGGACTCTTTGTCATGGGGGCGCTGGTTTCCAAGTGGACCAGTCTCAACGTGCCGCTGGTTGTTTCCAAATATACGGGCGCTGACGGCAAAGAAGTCATCACTACGGTTCAAATGATTCTGGACCAGCTGATGCCGGGACTGCTTCCTCTTCTTCTGACTTTCCTGTGCATGAAGCTGCTGAAAAAGAAAGTGAACGCCATTGCACTTATCTTTGCTTTATTTGCGGTAGGCATTATCGGATATTGGCTTGGCGTATTGGCATAA
- a CDS encoding PTS mannose/fructose/sorbose transporter subunit IIC, with product MSTFEIVMVALVAAICGMGSVLDEGQTHRPLIACTLIGLVLGDVKTGIILGGTLELMALGWMNVGASMAPDAALASVVSTILVIVGHQSIGAGIAVAIPIAAAGQVLTIFVRTITVFFQHLADKYAESSNFKGIELCHFIALLLQGLRVALPAVLVAVAAETGLVTSLLNSIPEVVTRGLQIAGGFIVVVGYAMVINMMSAKYLMPFFFLGFVVAAFTGINLVGFGIVGAVLAILYIQLNPKYSAQSAAVEEIDEL from the coding sequence ATGAGTACTTTTGAAATCGTAATGGTAGCGCTGGTTGCGGCCATATGCGGCATGGGCAGCGTACTCGACGAAGGACAGACCCACCGGCCTCTGATTGCATGTACGCTAATCGGCCTGGTTCTGGGCGATGTTAAGACAGGGATCATTCTTGGCGGGACTTTGGAGCTGATGGCTCTGGGCTGGATGAACGTCGGCGCTTCAATGGCTCCCGACGCCGCGCTCGCAAGTGTGGTATCGACGATCCTTGTTATCGTAGGGCATCAATCGATAGGCGCGGGGATTGCCGTTGCCATCCCGATTGCCGCCGCCGGTCAGGTACTTACAATTTTTGTCCGGACGATCACCGTATTCTTTCAGCATTTGGCGGATAAGTATGCGGAGTCCTCGAATTTCAAGGGAATTGAGCTGTGTCACTTTATAGCGCTGCTGCTTCAGGGTCTGCGCGTCGCATTGCCTGCAGTTCTGGTAGCGGTTGCAGCTGAAACGGGGCTGGTGACGAGCCTGCTGAATTCAATCCCGGAAGTTGTGACGAGAGGCCTGCAGATTGCGGGCGGATTCATCGTCGTCGTCGGTTACGCCATGGTTATTAATATGATGTCCGCCAAATACCTGATGCCGTTCTTCTTCCTTGGCTTCGTCGTCGCCGCCTTTACGGGCATTAACCTGGTTGGCTTCGGTATCGTCGGCGCGGTTCTGGCCATTCTGTACATCCAATTGAATCCGAAATATAGCGCCCAGAGCGCGGCGGTAGAAGAAATTGATGAGCTCTAG